Sequence from the Drosophila subpulchrella strain 33 F10 #4 breed RU33 chromosome 3R, RU_Dsub_v1.1 Primary Assembly, whole genome shotgun sequence genome:
AAATACCATCAAATACCCACCTGTTCGCCCCGATAGACAACGTATTCGGCGAAATGCAGGCCACCTGCCGAGGGTCTTCCCACCACTGAGTGGTGTCCTGGCGGTGCGTGGGCCATTTTCATGGCGCTGTATTGCAAGAAGGATTTACCCAGAGCCACTCGACACAGCAGGAGTTGTCTGCAAGTGAAGGGTTTATATAAGCaacaatttaaaacaatttcagCAGCAATCCCTTACCTAGGACACACATAGCAGGACTTATCCTTGTGCGAGGGACACCCAATGCCGCCGCCAATTCCATAGACATACTGGTTGCTCTTTGAGCTGTGCTCGGCGAAGTAAATGCCAGCCCCAAACATGCCACCGATATAGGCGTGGCGCTCATCAAATCCGCGCTGCACAATCGCATTGATAAATGGACTGCCGTGGAAGAGCATCCGCTCGTTGGACTGCAGGAAGTTCTCCTCGGCGATCTCCTGACGTCGATGAGCGTATCGCTCCCACAACTTTCGGTTCTGTACTTTTTGCACCTGTTGCCATTAAAAAGATGTTAGATTAGATTTAAGTATTTACCTTATAACTTTTTGTAAAAACTTACCCTAATAATATTGTAGCGTGTAAAATAACCTCCAGCCTGTCCATTATCCCGATGCTCTCGAATCGTGGCCTGCATCTCCTCCTCGACGGCCACAAACTCCTTATCGTCCGGCAGCAGATCCACCAACAAAGTGCACAGATTCACGTTGTTACCAATGCCTACAGGGATAATTAATtggattatttatatttaaaatttatacttttatattatattttatatttacctGTGGTGGCCCTCAGCTGCGCAATCCCCTTGAGTATCTTGTGGCGGAAGCCGTAGGCGGAGACGCCCACCTGCTTGAGATCGTCGTGGCCCATCTCGGCTAGAATGTCCAGAGTGATTTGCTCGCGTTCGAACAGTTCGCCAAGGTGATGCAGTTGCTGACTGCATAGGAATCCGGATATATTCGTGATGGTATCTGCGTCCGGCAGCATATCATCCGAGGAGGCGCCCTCAGCCCCATTGGCCTCGGCTCCTTGGGCGGGACTGATCCGCGTGCTGCTGGACATGGGAAGTGGTACAGGAACACTAAGAATCATGGAGGCACCGGTGGGCAGCAACACCGTTTCCGTGGTGGGCGAGAGAATTGCGGATGAGGACGACGAAGACGTTCCTGCAGCCGCGGCAGCTGCATCTGGCGCCGGGGAACTGCTTGTCAGCGATTGCGTGGAAGCACTCAACGCCTGCTGACTCAACGAGGTGGCCATCGCGTCCTGCAGCAAGCACTTGACATCATCTGCCGTGGCCAGCTCAATGGGCGTCTGCCCCTCCTGATTCTTCATGTAGGCATCGGCTCCGTGGGCCAACAACAGCGAGCACAGCTGAGTGCGTCCCTTCTGTGCAGCCTCGTGGAGCGGTGTGAATCCCCACTTGTCCGTGGCATTGACCACCGTCTTGTGCTTGATCAGCAATGCTGCAATATCCAAATGCCCATAGCTGCTCGCATTGTGCAGGGGTATGAGACCGCCCTTGTCCTGGGCATTAACATCAGCTCCATTCTCCAGAAGATACTCGGCACACTCGAAATTGTTGTATCCTGCGGCCAGGTGAAGTGGTGTGGAATTCCTGCCCTGTGCATCCCGACAATTGATCGACTCTGCGGTAACCAATCGCTGAACCCGTGCCAAATTCCCCTTCTTTGCTGCGTCCAGCAGGGCTGATGGTCCTCTCAACAGCTCTGCCACATCGTGATCGGATTCCTTAACCAAATCCGCTGGCGTGGCGCCATCCCGATTCTTCTTCATGGGATCAGCACCATGCTTTAAAAGCAATTTGCATATGTCGTACTTTCCCTTGGCGGCGGCTTCATGGAGAGGAGTAAACTTCCACAAATCCGATACATTTACATTGGCTCCGTGCTTTACCAGCAGTTCGGTTACTTCATAGTGTCCATAGGAGCAGGCATTGTGCAGGGGAACTAGTCCGCCCTTGTCAGCAGCATAAACCTCGGCGCCGTGCTCCAAAAGAAACTGAACCACTGGCACTCGATTAAAACCAGCAGCAAAGTGCAATGGTGTGGAATGTCGTCCATCCAAATCCCGGCAGTTAACAGAGATCGGATTGTTTAGCACTATGCGGCGCACAGTATCTAGATCTCCGGCCTTGGCCGCCTCCAGCAAATGAGTCTCACTGTCCGGCGGATTCTTGAGCAGCTTCAGCACATTGTCAGAGGCCAATTGCGCGGCAGTAAGTCCCTCAAGGGAAACAATATTCGTATCTGCGGCATAGGACAGCAGTAGACGAACCGCCTGCTCATCTCGGGCACACCGGTGTAGCGGTGTTTGTCCTAGACTATCCAAGGCATTGACCTTGGCGCTCTGCTTTAGCAGAACCTCCATAGCATCGTAGTGGAGCAGCTCGGCGGCCAAATGCAGCGGCGTGAGGAATGCCTTGTTCTTCTCATTTAACAGAGCTCCTTTCCGGGTCAGCAGTTCCATCAGCTGCTTGCGCTTGCCATCCGGACAGACAACGGCCAGGTGAAGTGGAGTGTCCCCTGTGTATGGATGCACAAAGTTCACAATTTCAGCGCACACCAGCTTCTTGGCACGGGACACGTCGCACTTTCGACAGGCGTCCAGCAGGCAATGGCCCTTGTACTCAACTGGAAAAGaaattatatgtatatagatTGATAGATTTTAGGTATCACATCCATTGAGTACTCACAGGCAATCCGCTCCCTCAGCTCCCTGGTGGGCGCCGCATCGATGGCCGACTTGCTGTGGCAGTTGAGCAGGGTGGGATCCGCTCCGCGACTGAGCAGCAGGCTGCAGACCTCGACACGGCTCTTGGAGGCGGCCTCGTGGAGCGGCGTGAAGGCCCACAGATCGTTGGCGTTCACATTGGCGCCCGCCTGGATGAGCAGCTTGGTCACATCGAAGTGTCCGTAGGAGCAGGCATTGTGCAGCGGCACCAAGCCGCCCTTGTCCTTGGCATGCACATCCGCCCCGTTGGCCAGCAGGATCTCCACGATGCCGATCCTATTGTACCCAGCTGCCAGGTGGAGCGGTGTGGAGCGTCGTCCATCGCTGGCATGACAGTTGACATTCAGGGGTGTCAGCAGGGCCAACAAGCGATCCTCGGCCCCCGAGCGGGCAGCCTCAAGCAGCTCATCCTTGCGATATTCTCCGGTCAATACAGGCCGCGTCGCCTCGTCCGCCAGTTCCAGTGGTGTCTTCTGCTCCGAGTTTCGGATCGTGTGATTTGCCCCATGCTGCAACAGGGCCAGGCACACATCCACCTTGCCCTTACTGGCTGCCTCATGCAGTGGAGTGTAGTTCCAGTTGTCGGTGGTGTTGGGACTGGCACCCGCTTTCAGCAGCAATCGCACCACCTCGGCGTGGCCaaaggagcagcagttgtgcAGCGGATGCAGACCGCCTTCGTCGCAGGCCTGAATGGAGGCGCCGCTGTTCAGCAGGAATTCGACCACTTCCCGGCGTCCATAACCTGGTTAATTGTAGGAAGAAAGAAAAGAATCCGTCATTAGATGAATGTCACTACAGCTTTGAGTGTTTTGGTCGATGGCAAGCCCTATAAATGAACGGGAAGGTCTTGTCTTCAGGGTTCTCTGTCTTGGGTTCTTACGACCTTGTCCGTGGCATACGAAAGTGGAAATCACGAGAAGAAATGAGGAAAGAAAGTGATTGGACTTCCGTATATTTTCAATCACTTTTCCCAAGGGGTATTTAAATCAGAAAATAAATGTACTAAGCTTTTATTTACGTTTTCTATAAGTGAGTcgatttattttagtttttaaagtGTAATTAAATTATCAATACTTTTTTAGGAAGCCCCAGAGGTCATACACATATTAAGGTTAATTACATTATCTAGGCAAGGCTAATAATGaaagtttattattattgttatgaGTACAATAGATGGTTTAAGTACCAATGTTTTACCTGTTGTTGTATAGTTCTAGTTCAAAGTTACAATAAAAATGTGCCTATGGAAcgaaatttataattaaacaaatatcaTATGAAGCAGTAATCGCATTATGATAAATAGACAAAATTGACAGCCATATATATTTACGTGAGCAATCTGAGACCGCGatttataaacatatttttggcaaCTCTTGCATTGTCTATGTCTGAAATCTGACTCATCTTAGTTTGCCACCGGAATTAGTCACCCCACCGATTATCAACATAAATGTTTATTGACGAATTTATTGCGAGGTTTTTAATGAACTGCTAGGAGAACCGGAGCCAATTGCAAATCTGGGCAAACAAAAGCTTGAGCCACCCACCAAAAAGTGGTTTGCGAAACGTGTGCGCCGTTCACTTTTCTGTGGGCAAACACACAATTACGAAAGTTttgcattaaaaattaatagaaTGGAAAACTTAATTTCAACTGTTGCACTTGGAGTGGCAAAGCGTCAATTTCTGGGCTAGGAACATAAAAGTGATCCTTGAGTATGGCCTGACTTAACTTGATTTGCAATTACTAGCCCGAAGGTTAGTTTGCTCAGCTTTTTTGGGCAGCGATAAAAGTAAGTTTTAAGATATGGTGGGAAGGTCTCTCCGGTTTTATCGACTATGTACACACATCCCACCGCGATAACGGGGCAATGTCAATATGGCTGATAGCCGAAAAGATTGACTTTTATTAGGTGTCTCGATTGCGGGGAAGGAAGCAAGAAACGTGAGCCTCGATTTTGTTTCCTCCGCAACAGGTATTGTGCTCATACTCGAATACTTAAAAATTTCATACATTCAACTAGGTGAAAACAAgccaaataataatacaataaGAAAACTAAAACGACACCCGACAATACAACAGGCCCCATGAAGATCTCACTTTTTGTGCACAGAACGTGACAAAAAGACAGACGAAAATAATAATGGGAAACCAGTTTATAGAAAGAAAGACCCAGCGAATGAATCATAGACCAGCAGATAATAAAAAAGTGCTCAAGTTAAAAAGAAGTCACAAATGGCCAAAAGGCGAAATTGATATGCAAGGGGCGTCGAGTGAAACTGATGAAAAAAAAGCTTTTGAGGGGTCGACCTTATCGAGGGGAAAGCCGTTTCTTTTGACTTTTGATGCTGGCTGCCGCTGCCGACTGACAAAATAAATCGCAATGCATAAAATGCTAACTAGGCCAAAGTCACAACAAAAGACGCGAAAATATTGAGCCAAAGACGTCAGCAGGATGGCGCATGCAACGCAGCAGCCACAACAAGTGGCCCACCACCCATTGAACCGCCCACCGCTTACCGCCCACTATCACTGCCACCCCCCCGAAAATATACAGAAAACTACAACAGCTAGAATAGTTTTAAAAGCTCAGACAATAGTTTAAATACATGAGTACTTGTATTACGAAATATTAATTTGGCTTAAGAGGTCTTCAAAAGTCTGTGTtcttatagttttaaaaataacaattgGTAATTGTTTAATAGCTGttactatttttataaatgatgACTTATTTTAAAGGTTAAAGG
This genomic interval carries:
- the LOC119551033 gene encoding LOW QUALITY PROTEIN: poly [ADP-ribose] polymerase tankyrase (The sequence of the model RefSeq protein was modified relative to this genomic sequence to represent the inferred CDS: substituted 1 base at 1 genomic stop codon): MANSSRSRAILSVNLDAVMANDPLRELFEACKTGEIAKVKKLITPQTVNARDTAGRKSTPLHFAAGYGRREVVEFLLNSGASIQACDEGGLHPLHNCCSFGHAEVVRLLLKAGASPNTTDNWNYTPLHEAASKGKVDVCLALLQHGANHTIRNSEQKTPLELADEATRPVLTGEYRKDELLEAARSGAEDRLLALLTPLNVNCHASDGRRSTPLHLAAGYNRIGIVEILLANGADVHAKDKGGLVPLHNACSYGHFDVTKLLIQAGANVNANDLWAFTPLHEAASKSRVEVCSLLLSRGADPTLLNCHSKSAIDAAPTRELRERIAFEYKGHCLLDACRKCDVSRAKKLVCAEIVNFVHPYTGDTPLHLAVVCPDGKRKQLMELLTRKGALLNEKNKAFLTPLHLAAELLHYDAMEVLLKQSAKVNALDSLGQTPLHRCARDEQAVRLLLSYAADTNIVSLEGLTAAQLASDNVLKLLKNPPDSETHLLEAAKAGDLDTVRRIVLNNPISVNCRDLDGRHSTPLHFAAGFNRVPVVQFLLEHGAEVYAADKGGLVPLHNACSYGHYEVTELLVKHGANVNVSDLWKFTPLHEAAAKGKYDICKLLLKHGADPMKKNRDGATPADLVKESDHDVAELLRGPSALLDAAKKGNLARVQRLVTAESINCRDAQGRNSTPLHLAAGYNNFECAEYLLENGADVNAQDKGGLIPLHNASSYGHLDIAALLIKHKTVVNATDKWGFTPLHEAAQKGRTQLCSLLLAHGADAYMKNQEGQTPIELATADDVKCLLQDAMATSLSQQALSASTQSLTSSSPAPDAAAAAAGTSSSSSSAILSPTTETVLLPTGASMILSVPVPLPMSSSTRISPAQGAEANGAEGASSDDMLPDADTITNISGFLCSQQLHHLGELFEREQITLDILAEMGHDDLKQVGVSAYGFRHKILKGIAQLRATTGIGNNVNLCTLLVDLLPDDKEFVAVEEEMQATIREHRDNGQAGGYFTRYNIIRVQKVQNRKLWERYAHRRQEIAEENFLQSNERMLFHGSPFINAIVQRGFDERHAYIGGMFGAGIYFAEHSSKSNQYVYGIGGGIGCPSHKDKSCYVCPRQLLLCRVALGKSFLQYSAMKMAHAPPGHHSVVGRPSAGGLHFAEYVVYRGEQSYPEYLITYQIVKPDDSSSGTEDTRXWMPSVGSTPTTTSPALHQPHPQYHPHHQPTQQQQQQTQPQQQQKPPLPLPPPQQQTSAPVAKRRPKPSLQLQYQHYQPQHHSVVASAAAVTTTQPAPAGVFAHSNNNNNTSNGNVNNNNNDMSPVSNSNSYSSVDTNQTLLNSLANQQRNHRQQQQQHHHQQQQQQQANRSQKYSQFMIITPAVSIDRDFEYESHLDFEDFANAAHNNGNLFRLGLRRSDSSSDDSGHSSDSSSFRSNYNPYLHHSRQHLLSKSGNSGGGAGRHFYAFTSSWRWCSLLCAAMRCFGAGGAGHGNAPYSSSLQHHRLRRCSSYNAENAYEHFAAPFKARKTRDHMNNITYEL